A region of Diceros bicornis minor isolate mBicDic1 chromosome 31, mDicBic1.mat.cur, whole genome shotgun sequence DNA encodes the following proteins:
- the CATSPERZ gene encoding cation channel sperm-associated auxiliary subunit zeta, with protein MEEKPFKALAKSSGRQGSGKSSRHSDIRKLWTTATLSQPKVNVALSSVCDDSEASSVGGNTRRWYDQKAGRHSDIGWEDSEDGEDKDSFRQEELEEHSLLELQLHGGSSLGSRLEEGDDDARTETERSSSMSSLNFSKHTHHRAYWVEQQSRLPLPLRELMENEALEILTKALQSYRSGIGRDHFLTKQLQRHIEGLKRRRNKRLHVSVH; from the exons ATGGAGGAAAAGCCTTTCAAA GCATTGGCCAAGTCTTCGGGCCGCCAGGGCTCAGGCAAGTCGAGCCGGCACAGCGACATCCGGAAGCTGTGGACCACGGCCACGCTGTCGCAGCCGAAGGTGAATGTGGCGCTGTCCAGTGTCTGCGACGACTCTGAGGCCAGCAGCGTGGGCGGCAACACTCGCCGCTGGTACGACCAGAAGGCTGGCCGCCACTCGGACATCGGCTGGGAAGACTCAGAGGACGGAGAGGACAAAGACAGCTTCAGGCAAGAGGAACTGGAGGAGCACTCCTTGCTGGAGCTGCAGCTGCACGGCGGCAGCTCCCTGGGAAGCCGTTTAGAGGAGGGGGACGACGATGCCAGGACCGAGACCG AAAGGTCTTCCTCAATGTCATCACTCAATTTCTCGAAGCACACACACCACCGAGCCTACTGGGTGGAGCAGCAGAGCAGG CTGCCGCTGCCCCTGAGAGAACTCATGGAGAATGAAGCTCTGGAAATCCTCACCAAAGCCCTCCAGA GCTACCGGTCCGGGATTGGCCGGGACCACTTCCTGACCAAGCAGCTGCAGCGACACATCGAGGGGCTCAAGAGGCGCCGGAACAAGAGGCTGCACGTCTCGGTGCACTGA
- the KCNK4 gene encoding potassium channel subfamily K member 4 produces the protein MRSTTLLALLALVLLYLVSGALVFQALEQPHEQQAQRELGEVREKFLRAHPCVSDQDLGLFIKEVADALGGGANPDTNSTSNGNHSAWDLGSAFFFSGTIITTIGYGNAALRTDAGRLFCIFYALVGIPLFGILLAGVGDRLGSSLRHGIGHIEAIFLKWHVPPELVRVLSAVLFLLVGCLLFVLTPTFVFCYVEGWSKLEAIYFVVVTLTTVGFGDYVAGASPNQNSAAYQPLVWFWILLGLAYFASVLTTIGNWLRVVSRRTRAEMGGLTAQAASWTGTVTARVTQRASPAAPPPPEKERPLLPPLPCPAQPAVRPPSPAPPEKAEPPSPPTPPTASALDYPSENLAFIDESSDTQSERGCALPRAPRGRRRPPNPPRKPVRPRGPGRPRDKGVSD, from the exons ATGCGCAGCACCACGCTACTGGCCCTGCTGGCGCTGGTCCTGCTCTACTTGGTGTCCGGTGCCCTGGTGTTCCAGGCCCTGGAGCAGCCCCACGAGCAACAGGCCCAGAGGGAGCTGGGGGAGGTCCGAGAGAAGTTCCTGAGGGCCCATCCATGCGTCAGCGACCAGGACCTGGGGCTCTTCATCAAG GAAGTGGCTGATGCCCTGGGAGGGGGTGCGAACCCTGACACCAACTCAACCAGTAACGGCAACCACTCAGCCTGGGACCTGGGCAGCGCCTTCTTTTTCTCaggcaccatcatcaccaccatcg GCTACGGCAACGCGGCCCTGCGCACAGATGCCGGGCGCCTCTTCTGCATCTTTTATGCCCTGGTGGGGATCCCGCTGTTCGGGATCCTGCTGGCAGGGGTTGGGGACCGGCTGGGCTCCTCCCTGCGCCACGGCATCGGTCACATCGAAGCCATCTTCCTG AAGTGGCACGTGCCGCCGGAGCTGGTGCGAGTGCTCTCGGCGGTGCTCTTCCTGCTGGTCGGCTGCCTGCTCTTTGTCCTCACGCCCACGTTCGTGTTCTGCTATGTGGAGGGCTGGAGCAAGCTGGAGGCCATCTACTTTGTCGTGGTGACGCTCACCACAGTGGGCTTCGGGGACTATGTGGCCG gagccagccccaaCCAGAACTCTGCAGCCTACCAGCCGCTGGTGTGGTTCTGGATCCTGCTGGGCCTGGCCTACTTTGCCTCAGTGCTCACCACCATCGGGAACTGGCTGCGAGTAGTGTCCCGTCGCACCCGGGCAGAG ATGGGCGGCCTCACGGCGCAGGCCGCCAGCTGGACCGGCACGGTGACGGCGCGGGTGACCCAGCGAGCCAGCCCCGCGGCCCCACCGCCGCCGGAGAAGGAGCGGCCACTGCTGCCTCCACTGCCGTGTCCAGCGCAGCCCGCCGTCAGGCCCCCATCCCCTGCGCCCCCCGAGAAGGCCGAGCCGCCCTCCCCGCCCACCCCGCCGACGGCCTCGGCGCTGGATTACCCCAGTGAGAACCTCGCCTTCATCGACGAGTCCTCGGACACGCAGAGCGAGCGCGGCTGCGCGCTGCCCCGCGCGCCACGGGGTCGCCGCCGCCCCCCCAACCCCCCGAGGAAGCCTGTGCGGCCCCGGGGCCCCGGGCGCCCCCGGGACAAAGGCGTGTCCGATTAG
- the GPR137 gene encoding integral membrane protein GPR137 isoform X1, giving the protein MESNLSGPVPAAGLVPALPPAVTLGLTAAYTTLYALLFFSVYAQLWLVLLYGHKRLSYQTVFLALCLLWAALRTTLFSFYFRDTPRANRLGPLPFWLLYCCPVCLQFFTLTLMNLYFAQVVFKAKAKRRPEMSRGLLAVRGAFVGASLLFLLVNVLCAVLSRRRRAQPWALLLVRVLVSDSLFVICALSLAACLCLVARRAPSTSIYLEAKGTSVCQAAVMGGAMVLLYASRACYNLAALALAPRSRLDAFDYDWYNVSDQADLVNDLGNKGYLVFGLILFVWELLPTTLLVGFFRVHRPPQDLSTSRILNGQVFGSRSYFFDRAGHCEDEGCSWEHSRGESTRCWDQAATTTVSTPPHRRDPLLFPPRTPRPQSSYPRPLCQVHLPLLAQDPGGCGCLFPWPAACYSCCSELMPSPRMGGMALVARCPQRLGMTCCLRFYTGASDLSCTCHSINSVCAPRPFTVCRLSAVCSLLRHLFS; this is encoded by the exons ATGGAGAGTAACCTATCTGGCCCGGTGCCTGCTGCTGGGCTGGTGCCTGCCCTGCCACCTGCTGTGACCCTGGGGCTGACCGCGGCCTACACCACGCTGTACGCCCTTCTCTTCTTCTCCGTCTATGCCCAGCTCTGGCTGGTGCTGCTCTATGGGCACAAGCGTCTCAGCTACCAGACGGTGTTCCTGGCACTCTGTTTGCTTTGGGCTGCCTTGCGTAccaccctcttctccttctacttCCGAGACACCCCCCGTGCCAACCGCCTGGGGCCTCTCCCCTTCTGGCTTCTCTACTGCTGCCCTGTCTGCCTGCAGTTCTTCACGCTGACCCTCATGAACCTCTACTTTGCCCAG GTGGTGTTCAAGGCCAAGGCGAAGCGTCGGCCAGAGATGAGCCGAGGCTT GCTGGCCGTCCGAGGGGCCTTCGTGGGGGCCTCGCTGCTCTTTCTGCTGGTGAATGTGCTGTGTGCCGTGCTGTCCCGCCGGCGCCGGGCACAGCCCTGGGCCCTCCTGCTGGTGCGAGTCCTGGTGAGCGACTCCCTCTTTGTCATCTGCGCGCTCTCTCTGGCCGCCTGCCTCTGCCTTGTCGCCCGGCGGGCCCCCTCCACCAGCATCTACCTGGAGGCCAAG GGGACCAGTGTGTGCCAGGCAGCCGTGATGGGTGGCGCCATGGTCCTGCTCTATGCCAGCCGGGCCTGCTACAACCTGGCGGCCCTGGCCTTGGCCCCCCGGAGCCGGCTGGATGCCTTTGATTACGACTGGTACAACGTCTCCGACCAG GCGGACCTGGTGAATGACCTGGGGAACAAGGGCTACCTGGTGTTTGGCCTCATCCTCTTTGTGTGGGAGCTGCTGCCCACCACACTGCTGGTGGGCTTCTTCCGGGTACACCGGCCCCCGCAGGACCTG AGCACCAGCCGCATCCTCAACGGGCAGGTCTTTGGCTCCCGTTCCTACTTCTTCGACCGGGCTGGGCACTGCGAGGACGAGGGCTGCTCCTGGGAGCACAGCCGGGGCGAGAGCACCAG GTGCTGGGACCAGGCGGCCACCACCACAGTCTCTACTCCACCCCACAGACGTGATCCCCTTCTGTTTCCCCCCAGAACACCCAGACCCCAGTCCTCCTACCCCAGGCCCCTGTGCCAAGTTCACCTGCCGCTTCTTGCCCAGGATCCTGGGGGCTGTGGCTGCCTCTTCCCCTGGCCGGCTGCTTGCTACTCTTGTTGTAGTGAGCTTATGCCGTCCCCTAGGATGGGAGGCATGGCCCTGGTTGCCAGATGCCCACAGCGCCTTGGCATGACCTGCTGCCTCCGCTTCTACACTGGAGCCAGCGACCTCTCCTGCACCTGCCACTCAATAAACAGTGTCTGTGCCCCGCGTCCATTCACTGTCTGTCGGTTGTCCGCTGTGTGTTCCTTGCTTCGTCACCTGTTTAGCTGA
- the GPR137 gene encoding integral membrane protein GPR137 isoform X3 → MESNLSGPVPAAGLVPALPPAVTLGLTAAYTTLYALLFFSVYAQLWLVLLYGHKRLSYQTVFLALCLLWAALRTTLFSFYFRDTPRANRLGPLPFWLLYCCPVCLQFFTLTLMNLYFAQADLVNDLGNKGYLVFGLILFVWELLPTTLLVGFFRVHRPPQDLSTSRILNGQVFGSRSYFFDRAGHCEDEGCSWEHSRGESTRCWDQAATTTVSTPPHRRDPLLFPPRTPRPQSSYPRPLCQVHLPLLAQDPGGCGCLFPWPAACYSCCSELMPSPRMGGMALVARCPQRLGMTCCLRFYTGASDLSCTCHSINSVCAPRPFTVCRLSAVCSLLRHLFS, encoded by the exons ATGGAGAGTAACCTATCTGGCCCGGTGCCTGCTGCTGGGCTGGTGCCTGCCCTGCCACCTGCTGTGACCCTGGGGCTGACCGCGGCCTACACCACGCTGTACGCCCTTCTCTTCTTCTCCGTCTATGCCCAGCTCTGGCTGGTGCTGCTCTATGGGCACAAGCGTCTCAGCTACCAGACGGTGTTCCTGGCACTCTGTTTGCTTTGGGCTGCCTTGCGTAccaccctcttctccttctacttCCGAGACACCCCCCGTGCCAACCGCCTGGGGCCTCTCCCCTTCTGGCTTCTCTACTGCTGCCCTGTCTGCCTGCAGTTCTTCACGCTGACCCTCATGAACCTCTACTTTGCCCAG GCGGACCTGGTGAATGACCTGGGGAACAAGGGCTACCTGGTGTTTGGCCTCATCCTCTTTGTGTGGGAGCTGCTGCCCACCACACTGCTGGTGGGCTTCTTCCGGGTACACCGGCCCCCGCAGGACCTG AGCACCAGCCGCATCCTCAACGGGCAGGTCTTTGGCTCCCGTTCCTACTTCTTCGACCGGGCTGGGCACTGCGAGGACGAGGGCTGCTCCTGGGAGCACAGCCGGGGCGAGAGCACCAG GTGCTGGGACCAGGCGGCCACCACCACAGTCTCTACTCCACCCCACAGACGTGATCCCCTTCTGTTTCCCCCCAGAACACCCAGACCCCAGTCCTCCTACCCCAGGCCCCTGTGCCAAGTTCACCTGCCGCTTCTTGCCCAGGATCCTGGGGGCTGTGGCTGCCTCTTCCCCTGGCCGGCTGCTTGCTACTCTTGTTGTAGTGAGCTTATGCCGTCCCCTAGGATGGGAGGCATGGCCCTGGTTGCCAGATGCCCACAGCGCCTTGGCATGACCTGCTGCCTCCGCTTCTACACTGGAGCCAGCGACCTCTCCTGCACCTGCCACTCAATAAACAGTGTCTGTGCCCCGCGTCCATTCACTGTCTGTCGGTTGTCCGCTGTGTGTTCCTTGCTTCGTCACCTGTTTAGCTGA
- the GPR137 gene encoding integral membrane protein GPR137 isoform X2, translated as MESNLSGPVPAAGLVPALPPAVTLGLTAAYTTLYALLFFSVYAQLWLVLLYGHKRLSYQTVFLALCLLWAALRTTLFSFYFRDTPRANRLGPLPFWLLYCCPVCLQFFTLTLMNLYFAQVVFKAKAKRRPEMSRGLLAVRGAFVGASLLFLLVNVLCAVLSRRRRAQPWALLLVRVLVSDSLFVICALSLAACLCLVARRAPSTSIYLEAKGTSVCQAAVMGGAMVLLYASRACYNLAALALAPRSRLDAFDYDWYNVSDQADLVNDLGNKGYLVFGLILFVWELLPTTLLVGFFRVHRPPQDLSTSRILNGQVFGSRSYFFDRAGHCEDEGCSWEHSRGESTSMSGSLGSGSWYGAIGREPGWCGGSQTRTTPLLFSQVLGPGGHHHSLYSTPQT; from the exons ATGGAGAGTAACCTATCTGGCCCGGTGCCTGCTGCTGGGCTGGTGCCTGCCCTGCCACCTGCTGTGACCCTGGGGCTGACCGCGGCCTACACCACGCTGTACGCCCTTCTCTTCTTCTCCGTCTATGCCCAGCTCTGGCTGGTGCTGCTCTATGGGCACAAGCGTCTCAGCTACCAGACGGTGTTCCTGGCACTCTGTTTGCTTTGGGCTGCCTTGCGTAccaccctcttctccttctacttCCGAGACACCCCCCGTGCCAACCGCCTGGGGCCTCTCCCCTTCTGGCTTCTCTACTGCTGCCCTGTCTGCCTGCAGTTCTTCACGCTGACCCTCATGAACCTCTACTTTGCCCAG GTGGTGTTCAAGGCCAAGGCGAAGCGTCGGCCAGAGATGAGCCGAGGCTT GCTGGCCGTCCGAGGGGCCTTCGTGGGGGCCTCGCTGCTCTTTCTGCTGGTGAATGTGCTGTGTGCCGTGCTGTCCCGCCGGCGCCGGGCACAGCCCTGGGCCCTCCTGCTGGTGCGAGTCCTGGTGAGCGACTCCCTCTTTGTCATCTGCGCGCTCTCTCTGGCCGCCTGCCTCTGCCTTGTCGCCCGGCGGGCCCCCTCCACCAGCATCTACCTGGAGGCCAAG GGGACCAGTGTGTGCCAGGCAGCCGTGATGGGTGGCGCCATGGTCCTGCTCTATGCCAGCCGGGCCTGCTACAACCTGGCGGCCCTGGCCTTGGCCCCCCGGAGCCGGCTGGATGCCTTTGATTACGACTGGTACAACGTCTCCGACCAG GCGGACCTGGTGAATGACCTGGGGAACAAGGGCTACCTGGTGTTTGGCCTCATCCTCTTTGTGTGGGAGCTGCTGCCCACCACACTGCTGGTGGGCTTCTTCCGGGTACACCGGCCCCCGCAGGACCTG AGCACCAGCCGCATCCTCAACGGGCAGGTCTTTGGCTCCCGTTCCTACTTCTTCGACCGGGCTGGGCACTGCGAGGACGAGGGCTGCTCCTGGGAGCACAGCCGGGGCGAGAGCACCAG CATGTCAGGCAGCCTAGGCTCCGGCAGCTGGTACGGCGCCATCGGGCGGGAGCCAGGCTGGTGCGGGGGCAGCCAGACGCGGACCACTCCTCTGCTCTTCTCCCAGGTGCTGGGACCAGGCGGCCACCACCACAGTCTCTACTCCACCCCACAGACGTGA
- the BAD gene encoding bcl2-associated agonist of cell death isoform X1: protein MFQIPEFEQSEQEDSSPADRGLGPSPTGDRPSGLVRHQRTAPGLLGEAGHQQEQPASSSHHGGAGAVEIRSRHSSYRTGTEEDEGMEEEEPSPFRGRSRSAPPNLWAALRYGRELRRMSDEFQGSFQGLPRPRSAGIPTQMQQSPSWTRAIQSWWDRNSWRGGSAPSQ, encoded by the exons ATGTTCCAGATCCCAGAGTTTGAGCAGAGTGAGCAAGAAGACTCCAGCCCTGCAGATAGGGGCCTGGGCCCCAGCCCCACGGGGGACCGGCCCTCAGGCCTGGTCAGGCACCAGCGCACGGCCCCAGGCCTCCTGGGGGAAGCCGGTCACCAGCAGGAGCAGCCGGCCAGCAGCAGCCACCATGGAG GTGCTGGGGCTGTGGAGATCCGGAGTCGCCACAGCTCGTACCGCACAGGGACCGAGGAGGATgaagggatggaggaggaggagcccagCCCCTTCCGGGGCCGCTCGCGCTCGGCGCCCCCCAACCTCTGGGCTGCACTACGCTATGGCCGCGAGCTCCGGAGGATGAGCGACGAGTTCCAGGGCTCCTTCCAG GGACTTCCTCGCCCGAGGAGCGCGGGCATACCGACGCAGATGCAGCAAAGCCCCAGCTGGACGCGCGCCATCCAGTCCTGGTGGGATCGGAACTCGTGGAGAGGAGGCTCCGCCCCCTCCCAATGA
- the BAD gene encoding bcl2-associated agonist of cell death isoform X2: MGKSSSGAAACARVPAREDGGLCQGGGIASGAGAVEIRSRHSSYRTGTEEDEGMEEEEPSPFRGRSRSAPPNLWAALRYGRELRRMSDEFQGSFQGLPRPRSAGIPTQMQQSPSWTRAIQSWWDRNSWRGGSAPSQ; the protein is encoded by the exons ATGGGCAAAAGCAGCAGTGGGGCCGCAGCCTGCGCCCGAGTCCCTGCGAGGGAGGATGGTGGCTTGTGCCAGGGCGGTGGCATTGCAAGTG GTGCTGGGGCTGTGGAGATCCGGAGTCGCCACAGCTCGTACCGCACAGGGACCGAGGAGGATgaagggatggaggaggaggagcccagCCCCTTCCGGGGCCGCTCGCGCTCGGCGCCCCCCAACCTCTGGGCTGCACTACGCTATGGCCGCGAGCTCCGGAGGATGAGCGACGAGTTCCAGGGCTCCTTCCAG GGACTTCCTCGCCCGAGGAGCGCGGGCATACCGACGCAGATGCAGCAAAGCCCCAGCTGGACGCGCGCCATCCAGTCCTGGTGGGATCGGAACTCGTGGAGAGGAGGCTCCGCCCCCTCCCAATGA